In Actinomycetota bacterium, one DNA window encodes the following:
- the rplV gene encoding 50S ribosomal protein L22 → MAKAVEAVSENKSAKAQARHVRISARKVRLVIDLIRGKEVEEAITILKFNPKAAAKDVGKVVASAKANAENNMGLKGSLFISEAFVNEGPTLKRFRPRARGRASRINKRTCHIMVVVSKEEGA, encoded by the coding sequence GTGGCAAAAGCAGTTGAAGCAGTATCGGAAAATAAGAGCGCCAAGGCCCAGGCCAGACACGTTCGCATATCGGCCAGAAAGGTTCGTCTGGTTATAGACCTTATAAGGGGCAAAGAGGTCGAAGAGGCCATTACCATCCTAAAGTTCAACCCCAAGGCGGCCGCAAAGGACGTGGGCAAAGTAGTCGCCTCGGCCAAGGCAAACGCCGAGAATAATATGGGGCTAAAGGGGTCCTTATTCATTTCGGAGGCCTTCGTCAACGAGGGACCGACCCTAAAAAGATTTCGCCCAAGGGCCAGAGGTAGGGCGAGCAGGATAAATAAGAGGACTTGCCATATAATGGTGGTCGTCAGCAAAGAGGAGGGCGCTTAA
- the rpsS gene encoding 30S ribosomal protein S19: MSRSIKKGPFVEAKLEKKIELMNKKNEKRVVKTWSRSSTVTPEMVGHTIAVHDGRKHVPAYITESMVGHKLGEFALTRTFRSHSGGKSERTSRVR, translated from the coding sequence ATGAGCAGGTCGATTAAGAAAGGTCCATTCGTCGAAGCAAAACTGGAAAAGAAGATAGAGCTCATGAACAAGAAGAACGAGAAGCGGGTCGTCAAGACCTGGTCTAGGAGCTCGACGGTCACCCCGGAAATGGTTGGCCATACCATCGCCGTCCATGACGGCCGCAAGCACGTTCCAGCATATATCACTGAGAGCATGGTCGGTCATAAGCTCGGCGAGTTCGCTTTGACCAGGACCTTTAGAAGTCATAGTGGCGGCAAGAGCGAGAGAACTAGCCGCGTCAGATAG
- the rplB gene encoding 50S ribosomal protein L2, producing MGIKRVKPTSPGRRFVTISDFADITTDKPEKSLTKSISKTGGRNVYGRITTRHIGGGHKRKYRMVDFKRDKDGIEAKVAQIEYDPNRSARIALLHYADGEKRYILAPVGLKVGDEVVSGPEADIKPGNALPLKNIPLGTFIHNIELKPLKGGQIARSAGAAVQLVAKEGDYAQVKMVSGEARLIHINCKATIGQVGNVDHEIISIGKAGRNRWKGKRPTVRGTVMNPVDHPHGGGEGKSKGHLPSTPWGKPTIGYRTRGKKPSDQYIVRRRTK from the coding sequence TTGGGCATCAAAAGAGTAAAGCCAACTTCACCAGGTAGAAGATTTGTAACCATATCGGATTTTGCCGACATAACCACGGACAAGCCGGAGAAGAGTCTTACCAAGTCGATATCGAAGACCGGAGGCAGAAACGTCTACGGCCGCATAACCACCCGTCATATCGGCGGTGGACACAAGAGAAAATATCGCATGGTCGACTTCAAAAGGGATAAGGACGGCATCGAGGCCAAAGTGGCCCAGATCGAGTACGATCCCAACCGTTCGGCCAGGATCGCCTTGCTCCATTACGCCGATGGCGAGAAGAGATATATCTTGGCTCCGGTTGGTCTGAAAGTCGGAGACGAGGTCGTCTCCGGACCCGAGGCCGATATCAAGCCGGGCAACGCTCTACCCCTTAAGAATATACCGCTCGGTACGTTCATTCATAATATTGAGCTCAAACCCTTAAAAGGGGGACAGATCGCCCGCTCGGCCGGAGCCGCCGTCCAATTAGTCGCCAAAGAGGGGGATTACGCTCAAGTCAAGATGGTCTCGGGCGAAGCCAGGCTGATTCACATAAATTGCAAGGCCACCATCGGTCAAGTCGGTAACGTTGATCACGAAATAATCTCGATCGGCAAAGCCGGACGCAACCGCTGGAAAGGCAAGAGGCCGACGGTCAGGGGTACGGTCATGAACCCAGTCGATCACCCGCACGGCGGCGGCGAGGGCAAGTCCAAGGGGCATCTGCCCAGCACACCCTGGGGCAAGCCGACGATAGGATATAGGACGAGGGGCAAGAAGCCCTCGGATCAATATATAGTCAGAAGAAGGACCAAATAG
- the rplW gene encoding 50S ribosomal protein L23, producing MEATSIIIKPIVSEKSYELIEQGKYTFEVHPDARKIEIKKAVEEMFKVNVTKVNTMSVKGKLKRQGRTSGRRKDIKKAIVTLKKGDKIEFFEGK from the coding sequence ATGGAAGCGACCAGCATAATCATCAAACCGATAGTCTCAGAGAAGAGCTATGAGTTGATTGAGCAGGGTAAATATACTTTCGAAGTCCATCCTGATGCGAGGAAGATAGAGATAAAGAAGGCCGTCGAGGAGATGTTCAAGGTCAACGTGACCAAGGTCAACACCATGTCTGTCAAGGGTAAGCTGAAGAGACAGGGTCGCACCTCTGGCCGCAGGAAAGATATCAAGAAGGCCATAGTCACTCTGAAGAAGGGCGACAAGATCGAGTTCTTCGAGGGTAAATAG